A single genomic interval of Trinickia acidisoli harbors:
- the araH gene encoding L-arabinose ABC transporter permease AraH → MQQPQSFSQTTAHGPAAYAASAWRLVNKSGIVMVFAILFVALCFTVPDFMTSRNMQGLLLSVTLIGSIAVTMMFVLALGEVDLSVASIVALSGVVASTLITATHSVLLGVAGGVIAGGAVGLFNGVLVARYRINSLIVTLAMMEVVRGLAFIVSNGDAVMISEERFFDLGGGSFLGISYPIWSNIVGFVVFGFILRKTVFGKNVLAVGGNGEAALLAGLPVMRIKILVFVLQGLVTGFAGVMLASRMSLGDPKTSVGLELGVISACVLGGVSLTGGVATISGVLVGVLIMGSVQDAMSLLNVPTFYQYLIRGGILLLAVLFDHVRRTRSVR, encoded by the coding sequence ATGCAACAACCTCAAAGCTTTTCGCAAACCACCGCGCACGGGCCGGCAGCTTACGCGGCCAGCGCCTGGCGACTGGTCAACAAATCCGGCATCGTCATGGTGTTCGCGATTTTGTTCGTCGCCCTCTGCTTCACCGTGCCCGACTTCATGACCAGCCGCAACATGCAGGGCCTGCTGTTGTCGGTAACGCTGATCGGCTCGATCGCGGTGACGATGATGTTCGTGCTCGCGCTCGGCGAAGTCGACCTGTCGGTGGCGTCGATCGTCGCGCTGTCGGGCGTCGTCGCCTCGACGCTGATCACCGCGACGCACAGCGTCCTGCTCGGCGTCGCCGGCGGCGTCATTGCCGGCGGTGCGGTCGGGCTCTTCAATGGCGTGCTGGTTGCGCGCTATCGCATCAATTCGCTGATCGTCACGCTGGCCATGATGGAAGTCGTGCGCGGGCTGGCCTTCATCGTCTCGAACGGCGACGCGGTCATGATCTCCGAAGAGCGCTTCTTCGATCTCGGCGGCGGCTCGTTCCTCGGCATCTCCTATCCGATTTGGAGCAACATAGTCGGCTTCGTCGTGTTCGGGTTCATCTTGCGCAAAACGGTGTTCGGCAAGAACGTTCTTGCCGTGGGCGGCAACGGCGAAGCAGCCCTGCTCGCGGGCTTGCCCGTGATGCGCATCAAAATCCTCGTGTTCGTGCTGCAGGGGCTCGTGACGGGTTTCGCGGGCGTCATGCTCGCGTCGCGGATGAGCCTAGGCGATCCGAAGACGTCGGTCGGATTGGAGCTCGGCGTGATCTCGGCTTGCGTGCTCGGCGGCGTGTCGCTCACGGGCGGCGTGGCGACGATCTCGGGTGTGCTGGTGGGCGTGCTGATCATGGGCTCCGTGCAAGACGCGATGAGCCTGCTCAACGTGCCGACGTTCTATCAGTATTTGATCCGTGGCGGCATTCTCTTGCTCGCAGTGCTCTTCGATCACGTGCGCCGCACGCGCAGCGTGCGTTGA
- the araG gene encoding L-arabinose ABC transporter ATP-binding protein AraG, which translates to MHDANDIHSEHAVPPPSVLTTPSRRDAANDDTPSPYLQLEGITVSFPGVLALDRVSFAVRAGEVHGLMGENGAGKSTLLKVLSGVNVPQAGTLTLGGVEQHFSGTKAAIEAGVAIIYQELHLVPELTVAENLMLGQLPSRLGVLSERALIERAADTLARLGEHIDPRAQVKHLSIGQRQMIEIGKALMRDARVIAFDEPTSSLSARETKQLFKIINGLRQEGRAIVYVTHRMDEVYELCDRVTVFRDGHSIETFEAVDGLERDRLISSMVGRSIQDVYGYRTRTLGEMRIEAKSLLGRGLSESASFGARRGEILGFFGLVGAGRSELMKLVCGAVKPSEGHIELDGRRMRFSTPRDAVRAGIALCPEDRKQEGIVAIASVADNLNISARRHSNFARWLLNDRRERELTDEYIGKLSIKTRDGTTPIGKLSGGNQQKVILARWLAEKIDVFVMDEPTRGIDVGARAQIYELLYGLAEAGRTVLLVSSDLAEVIGVSDRIIVMKEGRIVGDLPKAQASPDQLIKLALPQ; encoded by the coding sequence ATGCATGACGCGAACGACATCCATTCGGAGCACGCCGTGCCGCCCCCGAGTGTATTGACCACGCCCTCGCGTAGGGACGCGGCCAACGATGACACGCCCTCGCCTTACCTGCAACTCGAGGGCATCACCGTTAGTTTTCCCGGGGTGCTTGCGCTCGATCGTGTGTCGTTCGCGGTACGTGCCGGCGAGGTGCACGGCCTGATGGGCGAGAACGGCGCCGGCAAATCGACGTTGTTGAAGGTGCTGTCGGGTGTCAACGTGCCGCAAGCGGGTACGTTGACGCTCGGCGGGGTCGAGCAGCATTTCTCCGGAACGAAAGCGGCGATCGAAGCAGGTGTCGCCATCATCTATCAGGAACTGCATCTCGTTCCCGAGCTAACGGTTGCCGAGAATCTCATGCTCGGCCAACTGCCGAGCCGTCTCGGCGTGCTCAGCGAACGCGCATTGATCGAGCGGGCGGCCGACACGCTCGCACGGCTCGGCGAGCACATCGATCCGCGTGCGCAAGTGAAGCATCTCTCGATCGGGCAGCGCCAAATGATCGAGATCGGCAAAGCCTTGATGCGCGATGCACGCGTGATTGCCTTCGACGAGCCGACGAGTTCGCTCTCGGCCCGCGAAACGAAACAGTTGTTCAAGATCATCAACGGGTTGCGCCAGGAAGGCCGCGCGATCGTCTACGTCACGCACCGCATGGACGAAGTCTACGAGCTATGCGATCGCGTGACGGTGTTCCGCGACGGCCATTCGATCGAAACGTTCGAGGCGGTCGACGGCCTCGAACGAGACCGCTTGATCAGCTCGATGGTGGGCCGCTCGATCCAAGACGTCTACGGATACCGGACACGCACGCTGGGCGAGATGCGCATCGAAGCGAAGTCGCTGCTCGGCCGTGGCCTGTCGGAGAGCGCCTCGTTCGGTGCGCGCCGCGGCGAGATTCTCGGCTTCTTCGGGCTCGTCGGCGCGGGCCGTTCGGAATTGATGAAGCTAGTTTGCGGCGCGGTCAAGCCGAGCGAAGGCCACATCGAACTCGATGGCCGCCGCATGCGCTTCTCGACCCCGCGCGACGCCGTGCGCGCAGGCATTGCGCTATGCCCTGAAGATCGCAAGCAAGAAGGCATCGTCGCGATCGCATCCGTTGCCGACAACTTGAACATCAGCGCGCGCCGCCATTCGAACTTTGCGCGCTGGCTGCTCAACGATCGGCGCGAGCGCGAGTTGACCGACGAGTACATCGGAAAACTGTCGATCAAGACGCGCGACGGCACGACACCGATCGGCAAGCTCTCGGGCGGCAACCAGCAGAAAGTCATCTTGGCGCGCTGGCTCGCCGAAAAAATCGACGTATTCGTCATGGACGAACCGACGCGCGGCATCGACGTCGGCGCGCGCGCGCAAATCTACGAGTTGCTGTACGGCCTTGCCGAGGCGGGGCGCACGGTGTTGCTCGTATCGAGCGATCTCGCCGAAGTCATCGGCGTGTCCGATCGGATCATCGTCATGAAGGAAGGCCGTATCGTAGGCGATCTACCCAAGGCGCAAGCGAGCCCCGATCAATTGATCAAGCTGGCATTGCCGCAATGA
- a CDS encoding arabinose ABC transporter substrate-binding protein: protein MTSKLRRFTLRATLAALIAAPLAVSFGVHADEPLKIGFLVKMPEQAWFINEEKAATAVGKSEGFAVVNIGTPDGERVLSAIDNLGAQGAKGFVICAPDVRLGPAIQARANKYGMKFVTVDDQLVDSSGKPLAGVPHLGMSAFKIGNQVGQAISDEMKRRGWNPDEVGAIRISDYELPTAKLRTDGATQTLLANGFKKENIFDAPQKTTDDEGGFVASSPVLSKHPNIKKWVIFALNEESVLGGVRATEQLHIPSSDVIGVGINGAGEAFAEFQKKEATGFYGTIAVSSTNHGKESAENLVQWIRTGKEPPADTQTTGKLMTRQNWLDVRKELGI, encoded by the coding sequence ATGACCAGCAAGCTTCGCCGCTTCACGTTGCGCGCCACCTTGGCCGCCCTTATAGCCGCTCCGCTCGCGGTTTCGTTCGGCGTCCACGCCGACGAGCCTCTGAAGATCGGCTTCCTCGTGAAGATGCCCGAACAGGCATGGTTCATCAACGAGGAGAAAGCGGCCACGGCGGTCGGCAAGAGCGAAGGATTTGCCGTCGTCAACATCGGCACGCCCGACGGCGAGCGCGTGCTCAGCGCCATCGACAACCTCGGCGCCCAGGGCGCGAAGGGCTTCGTCATTTGCGCGCCCGACGTTCGGCTCGGACCTGCGATTCAAGCACGCGCGAACAAATACGGCATGAAGTTCGTAACCGTCGACGACCAGCTCGTCGATTCGTCGGGTAAGCCGCTGGCCGGCGTGCCCCACCTCGGCATGTCCGCGTTCAAGATCGGCAATCAAGTGGGCCAAGCCATCTCCGACGAGATGAAACGTCGCGGCTGGAATCCCGATGAAGTGGGCGCGATCCGCATTTCCGACTACGAACTGCCGACGGCCAAGCTGCGCACCGACGGCGCTACGCAAACACTGCTCGCGAACGGCTTCAAGAAGGAGAACATCTTCGACGCGCCGCAAAAGACGACCGATGACGAAGGCGGTTTCGTCGCATCGTCGCCCGTGCTGTCCAAGCATCCGAACATCAAGAAGTGGGTAATCTTCGCGCTGAACGAAGAGTCGGTGCTCGGCGGCGTGCGCGCGACCGAGCAGTTGCACATTCCTTCGTCCGACGTGATCGGGGTTGGCATCAACGGCGCCGGCGAAGCGTTTGCCGAGTTCCAGAAGAAGGAAGCGACGGGCTTTTACGGCACGATCGCGGTCAGCTCGACGAATCACGGCAAGGAAAGCGCCGAGAACCTCGTCCAGTGGATTCGCACGGGCAAGGAACCGCCGGCCGACACGCAAACGACGGGCAAGCTGATGACGCGCCAAAACTGGCTCGACGTGCGTAAGGAACTGGGGATCTAA
- a CDS encoding Gfo/Idh/MocA family protein, producing MKKISIALIGIGKIARDQHLPAIAADPRFDLVACASRNAKVDGVRNYPTLEALLEAEPGIEAVSLCAPPQPRFAQACTALAAGKHVMLEKPPGACLSEVRALEEMALTAGRTLFSSWHSRYALGVEAARTWLATQDLRAVHVRWKEDVRRWHPGQEWIWEPGGLGVFDPGINALSIITRILPREIALVSSTLSIPSNRQMPIAADLRLTDTAGVPVHVEFDWRHGPREQWEIEVRTADGAMLLSQGGNRLTIDDREVALGAVHEYPALYSRWHDLIGRGECDVDVRPLSLVADAFLLGQRERVEAFVE from the coding sequence ATGAAAAAGATTTCGATCGCGCTCATCGGTATCGGCAAGATTGCCCGTGACCAACACCTGCCGGCCATCGCGGCCGATCCACGCTTCGACCTCGTTGCATGCGCAAGCCGCAATGCAAAGGTGGACGGCGTACGCAACTATCCGACGCTGGAGGCATTGCTGGAGGCAGAGCCCGGCATCGAGGCCGTTTCGCTGTGCGCACCGCCCCAGCCGCGCTTTGCCCAGGCATGCACGGCGCTTGCCGCCGGCAAGCACGTCATGTTGGAAAAGCCGCCGGGCGCGTGCTTGAGCGAAGTACGTGCGCTCGAGGAGATGGCCCTCACGGCGGGACGGACGCTATTTTCGAGTTGGCATTCGCGATACGCGCTCGGTGTCGAGGCCGCGCGCACGTGGCTTGCCACTCAGGATCTGCGTGCCGTGCACGTGCGTTGGAAAGAGGACGTGCGACGCTGGCATCCGGGTCAGGAGTGGATTTGGGAGCCGGGCGGGCTCGGCGTGTTCGATCCGGGCATCAACGCCCTATCGATCATCACGCGCATCCTGCCGCGCGAGATCGCGCTCGTCTCGTCGACGCTCAGTATCCCCTCGAATCGGCAGATGCCGATCGCCGCGGATCTGCGGTTGACCGATACGGCGGGCGTGCCCGTGCACGTGGAGTTCGACTGGCGCCACGGCCCGCGCGAGCAATGGGAGATCGAGGTTCGCACTGCCGACGGCGCAATGTTGCTTTCGCAAGGCGGTAACCGCTTGACGATCGACGATCGCGAAGTCGCGCTCGGCGCGGTGCATGAATACCCGGCGCTCTATAGCCGCTGGCACGACTTGATCGGGCGCGGCGAATGCGACGTCGACGTGCGGCCGCTGAGTCTCGTTGCCGATGCGTTCTTATTGGGGCAAAGGGAGCGCGTCGAAGCGTTCGTCGAATGA
- a CDS encoding dihydrodipicolinate synthase family protein, whose amino-acid sequence MTASTRPFSGVFPVAPTPFTETGELDLDGQRRVLDCMIDQRVDGICILANYSEQFLLTDAERDVLVDLCLTHVAGRVPVMVTCSHFSTQIAAERAKRAADAGASIVMVMPPYHGATLRVDESAMFDFFAQIAATANVPVMIQDAPLSGVTLSVPFLTRVARELPLVRYFKIEVPQAAAKLRALIAAGGAAIEGPFDGEEAITLLPDLDAGATGTMSSALLPDLIRTVFDDHRAGRRDEARAGYARILPLINYENRQCGLRATKTVMKEGGVIKSDAVRRPLDALSPATRAELLELAHEAQPLALRWGL is encoded by the coding sequence GTGACCGCATCGACCCGCCCCTTCTCGGGCGTATTCCCCGTCGCCCCCACGCCGTTTACCGAAACGGGTGAACTCGACCTCGACGGCCAGCGCCGCGTACTCGATTGCATGATCGACCAGCGCGTCGACGGCATCTGCATCCTCGCGAACTACTCCGAGCAGTTCCTGCTGACCGATGCCGAACGCGACGTGCTCGTCGACCTATGTTTGACGCACGTGGCCGGCCGCGTGCCCGTCATGGTGACTTGCAGCCATTTCAGCACGCAGATCGCCGCCGAACGCGCAAAGCGCGCTGCCGACGCCGGTGCGAGCATCGTCATGGTGATGCCGCCGTATCACGGGGCAACGCTGCGCGTCGACGAAAGCGCAATGTTCGATTTCTTCGCCCAGATTGCGGCGACGGCAAACGTGCCCGTCATGATTCAAGACGCGCCGCTCTCGGGCGTGACGTTGAGCGTGCCGTTCCTCACGCGCGTCGCGCGTGAACTGCCGCTCGTACGCTACTTCAAGATCGAAGTGCCGCAAGCGGCGGCTAAGCTGCGTGCGCTGATCGCGGCCGGTGGCGCGGCGATCGAAGGCCCGTTCGACGGCGAGGAAGCGATCACGCTGCTGCCCGATCTCGACGCGGGCGCAACCGGCACGATGTCGAGCGCGCTGCTGCCCGATTTGATCCGCACCGTGTTCGACGATCACCGCGCAGGCCGACGCGATGAAGCGCGCGCGGGCTATGCACGTATCTTGCCGCTCATCAACTATGAAAACCGCCAATGCGGATTGCGAGCGACCAAGACCGTCATGAAGGAAGGCGGCGTCATCAAGAGCGACGCCGTTCGTCGTCCGCTGGACGCGCTCTCGCCCGCCACACGGGCCGAATTGCTCGAACTGGCGCACGAGGCGCAGCCGCTTGCGCTGCGTTGGGGCCTGTGA
- the yjfF gene encoding galactofuranose ABC transporter, permease protein YjfF: protein MSALIRRLLDPRTLPIVVTIALFAALFGFGSFMYTGFGSLQVLLGLLVDNSFLLIVAIGTTFVILSGGIDLSVGAVVAFTTIVCAVGAEHWHWPIWAVAPLVLAIGAAYGAAMGALIHYLKLQPFIVTLAGMFLARGACFLVTTQSITIDEPSFHAVAGYSLQIGSGTLTAGALIALGALAVAIYVAHFTRFGRNVYALGGNEKSALLMGLPVARTKVGVYALGGLCSALGGLVFTLYVLSGYGLQGQGMELDAIAASVIGGTLLTGGVGYIVGSVFGVGVLGTIQTLITFDGTLSSWWTRIVIGALLCVFCLLQRVIERQAARRKSNGSGLGNTTARDGAKRDVDDGQSGAAPLGLRARLARLPRMHG, encoded by the coding sequence ATGAGCGCATTGATTCGCCGTCTTCTCGATCCGCGCACACTGCCGATCGTCGTGACGATCGCGTTGTTCGCGGCCCTGTTCGGCTTCGGCTCGTTCATGTATACGGGCTTCGGATCGCTGCAAGTCCTGTTGGGGCTGCTCGTCGATAATTCGTTCCTGCTCATCGTCGCCATCGGCACGACGTTCGTGATTTTGTCGGGGGGCATCGATCTGTCGGTCGGGGCCGTCGTCGCTTTCACCACGATCGTTTGCGCGGTCGGCGCCGAGCATTGGCACTGGCCGATCTGGGCCGTTGCCCCGCTCGTGCTCGCTATCGGCGCGGCCTATGGCGCCGCAATGGGCGCGCTGATCCATTATCTGAAGCTGCAACCGTTCATCGTGACGCTCGCGGGCATGTTTCTCGCCCGCGGCGCATGCTTTCTCGTGACAACGCAATCGATCACGATCGACGAACCTTCGTTTCATGCGGTGGCCGGTTACAGCTTGCAAATCGGCAGCGGCACGCTGACCGCGGGTGCATTGATCGCGCTCGGCGCGCTGGCCGTTGCGATCTACGTCGCGCACTTCACGCGCTTCGGACGCAACGTCTATGCGCTCGGCGGCAATGAAAAGTCTGCACTCCTAATGGGTTTGCCGGTGGCCCGCACGAAGGTCGGCGTTTATGCGTTGGGCGGCCTGTGCTCGGCGCTGGGCGGCCTCGTGTTCACGCTCTACGTGCTCTCGGGCTATGGCTTGCAAGGACAAGGCATGGAGCTCGACGCGATCGCTGCCAGCGTCATCGGCGGCACGTTGTTGACGGGCGGCGTAGGCTATATCGTCGGCTCCGTCTTCGGCGTGGGCGTGCTCGGCACCATTCAAACGCTGATCACGTTCGACGGCACGCTCAGTTCGTGGTGGACGCGCATCGTGATCGGCGCCCTGCTCTGCGTGTTCTGCCTGCTGCAGCGCGTGATCGAACGGCAAGCGGCGCGCCGCAAGTCGAACGGCTCGGGCCTCGGCAATACGACGGCCCGCGACGGCGCGAAGCGCGACGTCGACGATGGGCAAAGCGGCGCCGCCCCTCTCGGTTTGCGTGCACGCCTCGCGCGGCTGCCGCGCATGCATGGATAG
- a CDS encoding ABC transporter permease produces MIARSLQRIARHPLLWPVVTLVLLFALDVAHRHDFLAITMLNGHFFGAPIDILNRAAPLVVVSLGMTLVIATRGIDISVGTIVAIAGATAAILLAGNPTHIGIALAAALGVGLLAGAWNGLLTAFVGMQPIIATLILMVAGRGVAQLLTAGQIIPIGARDYLRLGDGFLFMVPCAVWIALAVLAITSLLVNRTALGLLVRAIGVNPVAARLVGLRSNAIVFGVYVFCGLTAAIAGILISSNVRSADGNNAGLLLELDAILAVTLGGTSLDGGRFSLAGTVLGALIIQTLTYTTYSIGVPPEATLVVKAVVVLIVSVIQSARARNLLARLAMRLAASISSTRARPEVQ; encoded by the coding sequence ATGATCGCACGCTCGTTGCAGAGGATCGCGCGCCATCCTCTGTTGTGGCCCGTGGTCACGCTTGTCCTGCTGTTCGCGCTCGACGTCGCGCACCGGCACGACTTCCTCGCGATCACGATGCTCAACGGTCACTTCTTCGGTGCGCCGATCGACATTCTCAACCGCGCGGCGCCGCTCGTCGTCGTCTCGCTCGGGATGACGCTCGTGATCGCCACCCGCGGCATCGACATCTCGGTGGGCACCATCGTCGCCATCGCCGGCGCCACCGCGGCCATCCTGCTGGCCGGCAATCCGACCCACATCGGCATCGCGCTAGCCGCGGCGCTCGGCGTCGGTTTGCTGGCCGGCGCATGGAATGGCTTGCTCACCGCATTCGTCGGCATGCAGCCGATCATCGCGACGCTGATCCTGATGGTTGCCGGGCGCGGTGTCGCGCAGTTGCTGACAGCCGGTCAAATCATCCCGATCGGCGCTCGCGACTATCTTCGGCTCGGCGACGGTTTCCTGTTCATGGTGCCGTGCGCCGTTTGGATCGCGCTGGCCGTTCTCGCCATCACGTCGCTGCTCGTCAATCGCACGGCGCTCGGGCTGCTCGTGCGTGCGATCGGCGTCAATCCCGTCGCGGCACGGCTCGTCGGCTTGCGTTCGAACGCGATCGTGTTCGGCGTCTACGTGTTTTGCGGGTTGACCGCGGCGATCGCCGGCATCCTGATCAGTTCGAACGTGCGCAGCGCCGACGGCAACAACGCCGGGCTGCTGCTCGAACTCGACGCGATCCTGGCCGTCACGTTGGGTGGCACCTCGCTCGACGGCGGGCGTTTTTCGCTCGCGGGAACGGTGCTCGGCGCGCTCATCATTCAAACGCTCACGTACACCACGTACTCGATCGGTGTGCCGCCCGAGGCGACGCTCGTGGTCAAAGCGGTCGTCGTGCTCATCGTCAGCGTCATTCAGTCAGCGCGTGCGCGCAACCTGCTCGCTCGGCTCGCCATGCGGCTTGCTGCGTCCATCTCTTCCACCCGCGCCCGGCCGGAGGTGCAATGA